One genomic region from Argentina anserina chromosome 2, drPotAnse1.1, whole genome shotgun sequence encodes:
- the LOC126783763 gene encoding LOW QUALITY PROTEIN: pentatricopeptide repeat-containing protein At4g08210 (The sequence of the model RefSeq protein was modified relative to this genomic sequence to represent the inferred CDS: inserted 6 bases in 3 codons; deleted 1 base in 1 codon; substituted 1 base at 1 genomic stop codon), protein MYFNRIAIALGHCRRTHAFHRGEALHSQLIKLGILADVFLSSNLISXRFINDAQKLFDEMPHRNIVTWMTMVSAYTKCGRAGKAVGLYRYMVEWGLERPNGFMYSAVLKACGEVGEVGLGREVHDMVRGDGLEFDTVLMNTLLDMYPLEMWELGXCQSVFEGMLERNWVSWNMMISGYCKAGLMNEAVGMLRRMREPNAASWNSVIAGFVSNGSRHALEFVSLMHREGFMLDCYTIPCAFKSCAWYGLLASGKQIHCYAVKYGFESDSFVLSALIDMYSNFNQLVEAVKLFXDQHLRCSGFVNLALWNSMLSGCVNNKHNHAALDLVSKVHCSGAQLDCYTYSGALKACFNLLNLRLGRQLHGLVCTAGYELDYVVGSILTDLYTRVGNIKDALGLFHRLPMKDTVAWSGLIIGCAKLGLSWLAFSLFRDMVHLGVVVDHFVISHVLKVCSSLTSLGSGKQVHAFCVKSGYETEGVVKTSLVDMYSKCGDIENGLAMFESAADRDTVCWTGIIVGXGQNGRADEAIKLFDKMTESGLKPNEITYLGVLSAWRYAGYVEKARTIFESMKNKHGLKPRLDHYYCMVDILGQAGCFRETLDFIAKSPFEPNQVIWRSLLGACGTHNNTELVNVVSDHLLATSPEDPSTYVTLSNVYAELGMWVDLSKVRTAVRQVGAKTEGKSWIEISR, encoded by the exons TTCATTAACGATGCACAGAAGCTGTTCGACGAAATGCCCCACAGAAATATAGTCACGTGGATGACGATGGTGTCTGCTTATACGAAATGTGGGAGAGCTGGGAAGGCTGTGGGGCTGTATAGGTACATGGTGGAGTGGGGCTTGGAGAGGCCCAATGGGTTTATGTACTCGGCGGTGTTGAAGGCTTGTGGTGAAGTGGGTGAGGTTGGATTGGGGAGAGAGGTTCATGACATGGTACGTGGAGATGGGTTGGAGTTTGATACGGTTTTGATGAACACCCTTTTGGATATGTACCCT TTGGAAATGTGGGAGCTTGGGTGATGCCAGAGTGTTTTTGAGGGGATGTTGGAGAGGAACTGGGTGTCGTGGAACATGATGATTTCGGGGTATTGTAAGGCTGGTTTGATGAATGAGGCTGTGGGGATGTTGAGGAGGATGAGAGAGCCGAATGCCGCGTCTTGGAATAGTGTTATTGCTGGTTTTGTGAGTAATGGGAGCCGGCATGCGTTGGAGTTTGTGAGTTTGATGCATAGGGAAGGGTTCATGCTTGATTGTTATACTATTCCGTGTGCTTTTAAGAGCTGTGCTTGGTATGGTTTGTTAGCCTCTGGGAAGCAGATACATTGTTATGCTGTGAAGTATGGTTTTGAGTCTGATAGTTTTGTTTTGTCGGCGCTGATTGATATGTATTCGAACTTCAATCAGTTGGTTGAAGCTGTAAAGTTGTT TGATCAGCACTTAAGGTGCAGTGGTTTTGTTAATTTGGCTCTTTGGAACTCCATGCTTTCTGGTTGTGTCAATAACAAACATAATCATGCAGCTTTGGACTTGGTTTCAAAAGTCCATTGCTCAGGTGCACAGCTGGATTGTTACACTTACAGTGGTGCTTTAAAGGCCTGCTTTAACTTGCTTAACTTGAGACTCGGGCGTCAATTGCATGGTTTGGTTTGCACTGCAGGATATGAGCTGGATTATGTTGTTGGAAGCATTCTTACAGACCTCTACACAAGAGTGGGAAATATTAAGGATGCATTGGGGCTGTTTCACAGGCTTCCAATGAAAGATACTGTAGCATGGTCTGGTTTGATCATAGGGTGTGCTAAATTGGGACTGAGCTGGTTAGCTTTTTCACTGTTTAGGGATATGGTGCATTTGGGTGTAGTAGTAGATCATTTTGTCATTTCACATGTTCTGAAAGTTTGCTCCAGTTTAACATCTCTTGGAAGTGGGAAACAGGTTCATGCTTTCTGTGTTAAGAGTGGATATGAAACCGAGGGGGTTGTAAAGACATCACTGGTTGATATGTACTCAAAATGTGGTGATATTGAGAATGGTTTGGCTATGTTTGAATCTGCGGCAGACAGAGACACTGTCTGTTGGACTGGAATAATTGTTGG TGGGCAAAATGGAAGAGCAGATGAAGCAATTAAACTTTTCGATAAGATGACAGAATCAGGGTTGAAGCCAAACGAAATTACATACCTAGGGGTTCTTTCTGCATGGAGGTATGCTGGTTATGTTGAAAAGGCAAGGACCATCTTTGAATCAATGAAAAACAAACATGGACTGAAACCCCGTTTAGATCATTATTATTGCATGGTTGACATCCTCGGTCAAGCTGGATGTTTTAGAGAGACTTTAGATTTCATTGCTAAGTCGCCATTTGAGCCCAACCAAGTCATATGGAGATCATTGCTTGGAGCCTGTGGAACTCATAATAATACTGAACTAGTAAATGTCGTTTCTGATCACCTGCTAGCAACTTCACCAGAAGATCCTTCCACATATGTGACACTTTCAAATGTTTACGCAGAATTAGGAATGTGGGTCGATTTAAGCAAAGTTAGAACAGCTGTCAGGCAAGTGGGTGCAAAAACAGAAGGAAAGAGCTGGATTGAGATCTCAAGATAA